The Microplitis mediator isolate UGA2020A chromosome 8, iyMicMedi2.1, whole genome shotgun sequence genome has a window encoding:
- the LOC130673731 gene encoding kinesin-like protein KIF21A isoform X4, whose product MMTDDSSVRVAVRIRPQVAREVIDMCRICTQVPVGEPQVFLGADKAFTYDYVFDTSVEQTEIYESCVRKLVEGALDGYNATVLAYGQTGSGKTYTMGTGFDIEVDDQVVGIIPRAIKHLFDGIATKQAKARERGHMPPEFKVTAQFLELYNEDLKDLLEPGGPRGGARIHEDTSGNIHLTGVEPRVVTNPEQALEYLRLGALSRTTGSTQMNTQSSRSHAIFTLYIKQQRCIRVEDPDADVDTSSDPMNEFETLTAKFHFVDLAGSERLKRTGATGDRAKEGISINCGLLALGNVISALGDKSKRALHVPYRDSKLTRLLQDSLGGNSQTCMIACISPSDRDFMETLSTLKYANRARNIKNKVTINQDKSSRTIASLRREIQQLQLELLEFRQGKRVAGEDGVNDAWHENQMLSSEMQSLRTRVKALSETVEALTTKNSLLLAEKAAGQWVSAGNDDVSQLVLGYVQEIEELRARLLEAEAMYQQLKKRQQQVTVNNPYPVDTYMFSETPSILDTAKKDVQKDINKLDALKEQQTASKEDDDDADADNTENGQESLSEDDSDDELDRKEEDDQEMAMGRELEALTSDIDVKQRLIQELEMSQRRLLSMKQHYEDKLAQLQARIRDTQEERDKVLSSLQQQASPPTEKVKKLRDEYEKKLTSMQKEMRILQSAKKEHARLLKNQSQSQMRLKSLHKELQDMKHAKVELLRKMRLESQRHKDNELRRNREIAQLRKESRRNANMIRTLEADKRMKEVVLRRKQEEVTALRKRDRGLSEKVAGRTPAKSLSSKSLKSRWQTFERTITKHTLIKQAAAETEREMERLLSEREQLGHDLEQLQKNREIFAAAHEDTTYFDEDIDNVKSKISYVQDSIAECQRDMMEMGDCDIEGEPGVDALISSIKSVDEAQYMLQKMLGFIVDQSCTAAQKQLEFRDMESRLNQVTQQSDVQHQLLEHVMRDRELFSFTNHDVNYSPSMSRSSSSDNSETYGHQGNAEGKRVKARQRKLQRNDLLFGSTTESKVDQQNQNQNHNHPLTRVPSAPGSLKEQVAQMDISSPPGSPTIYRRFNSREENVFSRLTAARQPLTTDPQPSKGIISPYPGKVQPRATLQCSHVAEGHSKAVLAIDVTHDLLFSGSKDRTVKVWDLGTGLENMTLTGHPNNVVAVKYSRLNNLLFSVSAAYVKVWDLRAANSCVKTLFSSGQTQSGSLSHTTPSRTLQLPVGEAAINDLSLSLDEQELYTASSDKVRTWDLRKLTYTGRFSTPHTAAVMCLAVAQDGRIITGSKDHLISLIDRNTSGQAVSLAPPHYDGVECLAPSGSILFSGSRDMCIKRWDLSKMELVQSLNNAHKDWILGLCTINNGSVMVSGCRGGILRAWSVAREPMGECNLMGEVRAHGSAINAVVTNQQHIFTASNDGTIRLWSFFNKRDQPRTFQRSNSLKC is encoded by the exons atgatGACTGACGATTCAAGTGTTCGTGTTGCTGTTCG gATAAGGCCTCAGGTAGCTAGAGAGGTGATTGACATGTGTCGAATATGTACACAAGTGCCGGTAGGCGAGCCCCAAGTATTCTTGGGAGCAGACAAAGCCTTTACGTATGACTATGTGTTCGATACAAGTGTTGAACAGACTGAAATATATGAGAGCTGCGTTAGGAAGCTCGTTGAAGGTGCTTTGGATGGATACAATGCTACTGTCCTGGCTTATGGACAGACTGGGTCTGGTAAAACCTATACCATGGGTACGGGATTTGATATTGAGGTTGATGACCAAGTTGTCGGGATAATTCCTCGAGcaataaaacatttgtttgATGGGATCGCTACCAAACAGGCTAAAGCTCGTGAACGTGGGCACATGCCTCCGGAGTTTAAG GTGACGGCACAATTTTTAGAATTGTATAATGAAGACTTGAAAGATTTACTTGAACCTGGAGGACCTCGAGGTGGTGCCAGAATTCATGAGGACACTTCGGGAAATATTCATCTTACTGGAGTTGAACCTCGAGTGGTAACTAATCCGGAGCAAGCATTGGAATATTTGAGGCTTGGTGCGTTGTCACGGACAACTGGATCCACGCAGATGAACACTCAGTCATCGCGATCACATGCTATTTTTACTTTGTACATTAAACAGCAGCGGTGTATCAGGGTTGAAGATCCAGATGCTGATGTCGACACGAGCAGCGATCCGATGAATGAATTCGAAACATTGACAGCTAAATTTCACTTCGTTGACTTGGCGGGCTCGGAAAGATTGAAACGAACTGGTGCCACTGGAGATCGTGCTAAAGAAGGGATTTCTATAAATTGTGGGCTGCTTGCTCTGGGTAATGTTATTTCTGCGCTGGGGGATAAGAGCAAGAGAGCACTGCACGTGCCTTATCGTGACTCAAAGCTGACACGTTTGTTACAAGATTCACTAGGAGGTAACTCGCAGACTTGTATGATTGCTTGTATTTCTCCAAGCGATAGGGATTTTATGGAGACTCTGAGTACGCTCAAGTACGCTAACCGGGCACGGAATATCAAGAACAAAGTTACTATTAACCAGGACAAGAGTTCAAGAACTATAGCTTCGTTGAGGCGAGAGATCCAACAGTTGCAGCTGGAATTACTTGAGTTCCGGCAGGGTAAGCGAGTTGCTGGTGAGGATGGTGTCAATGATGCTTGGCATGAGAACCAGATGCTCAGCAGCGAAATGCAGAGTCTCAGAACGAGAGTTAAAGCACTTTCGGAGACTGTAGAAGCATTGACGACGAAGAATTCATTGCTGTTGGCTGAAAAAGCTGCTGGTCAATGGGTTTCTGCTGGTAATGATGATGTTTCTCAGTTAGTTCTAGGGTACGTCCAAGAAATTGAAGAATTGAGGGCACGATTGCTAGAAGCGGAGGCCATGTAtcagcaattaaaaaaacgcCAGCAGCAAGTTACTGTCAATAATCCTTATCCGGTTGATACTTACATGTTTAGTGAGACACCTTCAATTTTGGACACAGCGAAGAAAGACGTGCAGAAGGATATCAATAAACTGGATGCGTTGAAGGAACAGCAGACTGCTAGTAaggaagatgatgatgatgctgatgctgataatACTGAAAATGGACAAGAGTCACTTAGTGAAGACGATTCGGACGATGAATTGGATCGTAAGGAAGAAGATGATCAGGAAATGGCCATGGGCAGAGAACTAGAGGCTTTGACTTCTGATATTGATGTAAAGCAACGTTTGATTCAAGAACTGGAGATGTCCCAACGGCGTTTGCTTTCAATGAAGCAGCACTACGAGGACAAACTTGCCCAGCTTCAAGCGCGAATTCGCGATACGCAAGAAGAACGTGACAAAGTTTTGTCTTCTTTGCAGCAGCAGGCATCTCCGCCCACAGAGAAGGTAAAGAAACTACGCGATGAGTACGAGAAGAAGTTAACGTCAATGCAGAAAGAAATGAGGATTTTGCAGTCGGCTAAAAAAGAACACGCGCGATTGCTGAAAAATCAGAGCCAGAGCCAGATGCGACTCAAAAGCTTACATAAAGAGCTTCAGGATATGAAGCATGCCAAGGTGGAGCTGCTGAGGAAGATGCGATTAGAGTCACAGAGACACAAAGACAACGAGTTGAGACGTAACCGGGAAATTGCTCAGCTACGAAAAGAAAGCAGACGCAATGCCAATATGATCAGGACTCTTGAGGCAGACAAACGCATGAAAGAAGTTGTTTTGAGACGTAAACAAGAAGAAGTTACTGCATTGAGAAAACGCGACCGCGGGTTGAGCGAAAAAGTTGCTGGGCGTACTCCTGCTAAATCACTTAGCTCGAAAAGCTTGAAATCCCGATGGCAGACATTCGAAAGAACAATTACTAAGCATACTCTTATTAAACAGGCTGCTGCTGAAACTGAGCGTGAGATGGAGCGTTTATTGTCTGAACGTGAACAATTGGGACACGATTTGGAACAGCTCCAAAAAAATCGTGAAATATTTGCTGCCGCTCATGAAGACACGACTTATTTTGACGAAGATATTGATAATGTCAAGAGCAAAATATCTTATGTCCAAGACAGTATCGCCGAGTGCCAAAGAGACATGATGGAAATGGGAGACTGCGATATAGAAGGTGAACCAGGTGTCGATGCTcttatttcatcaataaaatctGTTGACGAGGCTCAATATATGCTTCAAAAAATGCTTGGATTTATTGTCGATCAGAGCTGCACCGCCGCTCAAAAACAACTTGAGTTCCGGGATATGGAATCGCGACTAAATCAGGTCACTCAGCAAAGCGACGTTCAGCACCAATTACTCGAGCACGTGATGCGCGATCGTGAACTATTTTCTTTTACAAACCATGACGTCAATTACAGTCCTTCTATGTCCCGGTCTTCATCTTCTGATAA cagCGAGACTTATGGACATCAAGGAAATGCCGAAGGCAAGCGTGTAAAAGCACGTCAACGTAAACTTCAGCGCAACGATTTATTGTTTGGCAGCACAACCGAGTCGAAAGTTGATCAGCAAAACCAAAACCAAAATCACAATCATCCACTGACGCGAGTTCCAAGTGCTCCAGGAAGTTTAAA GGAACAGGTGGCACAAATGGACATATCGTCGCCACCTGGATCGCCTACAATCTATAGAAGATTCAATAGTCGTGAGGAAAATGTATTTTCACGATTAACAGCAGCTCGTCAGCCATTGACGACAGATCCACAGCCTAGTAAAGGTATTATATCACCGTATCCTGGTAAAGTTCAACCACGAGCGACTTTACAGTGCAGTCATGTTGCTGAAGGTCATAGCAAAGCTGTTCTAGCTATTGATGTAACacatgatttattatttagcgGGTCTAAAG atcgaACGGTGAAGGTGTGGGACCTGGGAACGGGACTGGAGAATATGACACTGACGGGACACCCGAACAATGTGGTTGCGGTTAAATATTCTcggttaaataatttattattcagtgTATCGGCGGCTTATGTAAAAGTCTGGGATCTGAGAGCCGCTAATTCATGTGTTAAGACACTTTTCTCATCGGGACAGACCCAGAGTGGATCACTTTCGCACACTACGCCCTCAAGGACGTTGCAGCTACCAGTGGGAGAGGCTGCAATAAATGATCTGTCGTTGAGTTTGGATGAGCAAGAATTGTACACGGCTTCGAGTGACAAAGTCAGGACCTGGGATTTGAGAAAACTGACGTACACAGGCCGGTTTAGTACACCGCATACCGCCGCCGTAATGTGTCTCGCGGTCGCTCAAGACGGTCGCATTATTACTGGAAGTAAAGATCATTTGATTTCGTTGATTGATAGAAATACTTCTGGACAAGCTGTCAGTCTTGCACCGCCACACTATGACGGGGTTGAATGCCTCGCTCCAAGTGGCTCTATACTTttttcag GGTCAAGGGATATGTGCATCAAGCGTTGGGACTTGAGTAAAATGGAGCTAGTGCAATCTTTAAATAATGCTCACAAAGATTGGATCCTCGGGCTCTGTACCATCAACAACGGATCCGTGATGGTGTCAGGTTGCCGCGGGGGAATTTTGCGAGCCTGGTCCGTAGCCCGGGAGCCTATGGGCGAGTGCAATCTAATGGGAGAAGTTCGTGCCCACGGATCCGCAATAAATGCCGTAGTCACAAACCAGCAGCACATCTTTACCGCCAGCAA TGATGGAACGATAAGATTGTggagttttttcaataaacgTGACCAACCACGTACATTTCAACGAAGCAATTCATTAAAATGCTAA
- the LOC130673731 gene encoding kinesin-like protein KIF21A isoform X2: protein MMTDDSSVRVAVRIRPQVAREVIDMCRICTQVPVGEPQVFLGADKAFTYDYVFDTSVEQTEIYESCVRKLVEGALDGYNATVLAYGQTGSGKTYTMGTGFDIEVDDQVVGIIPRAIKHLFDGIATKQAKARERGHMPPEFKVTAQFLELYNEDLKDLLEPGGPRGGARIHEDTSGNIHLTGVEPRVVTNPEQALEYLRLGALSRTTGSTQMNTQSSRSHAIFTLYIKQQRCIRVEDPDADVDTSSDPMNEFETLTAKFHFVDLAGSERLKRTGATGDRAKEGISINCGLLALGNVISALGDKSKRALHVPYRDSKLTRLLQDSLGGNSQTCMIACISPSDRDFMETLSTLKYANRARNIKNKVTINQDKSSRTIASLRREIQQLQLELLEFRQGKRVAGEDGVNDAWHENQMLSSEMQSLRTRVKALSETVEALTTKNSLLLAEKAAGQWVSAGNDDVSQLVLGYVQEIEELRARLLEAEAMYQQLKKRQQQVTVNNPYPVDTYMFSETPSILDTAKKDVQKDINKLDALKEQQTASKEDDDDADADNTENGQESLSEDDSDDELDRKEEDDQEMAMGRELEALTSDIDVKQRLIQELEMSQRRLLSMKQHYEDKLAQLQARIRDTQEERDKVLSSLQQQASPPTEKVKKLRDEYEKKLTSMQKEMRILQSAKKEHARLLKNQSQSQMRLKSLHKELQDMKHAKVELLRKMRLESQRHKDNELRRNREIAQLRKESRRNANMIRTLEADKRMKEVVLRRKQEEVTALRKRDRGLSEKVAGRTPAKSLSSKSLKSRWQTFERTITKHTLIKQAAAETEREMERLLSEREQLGHDLEQLQKNREIFAAAHEDTTYFDEDIDNVKSKISYVQDSIAECQRDMMEMGDCDIEGEPGVDALISSIKSVDEAQYMLQKMLGFIVDQSCTAAQKQLEFRDMESRLNQVTQQSDVQHQLLEHVMRDRELFSFTNHDVNYSPSMSRSSSSDNETYGHQGNAEGKRVKARQRKLQRNDLLFGSTTESKVDQQNQNQNHNHPLTRVPSAPGSLKGLVLTRGPHGGSPTLARRDSTSPRPLRRPHHGLGGSMEQVAQMDISSPPGSPTIYRRFNSREENVFSRLTAARQPLTTDPQPSKGIISPYPGKVQPRATLQCSHVAEGHSKAVLAIDVTHDLLFSGSKDRTVKVWDLGTGLENMTLTGHPNNVVAVKYSRLNNLLFSVSAAYVKVWDLRAANSCVKTLFSSGQTQSGSLSHTTPSRTLQLPVGEAAINDLSLSLDEQELYTASSDKVRTWDLRKLTYTGRFSTPHTAAVMCLAVAQDGRIITGSKDHLISLIDRNTSGQAVSLAPPHYDGVECLAPSGSILFSGSRDMCIKRWDLSKMELVQSLNNAHKDWILGLCTINNGSVMVSGCRGGILRAWSVAREPMGECNLMGEVRAHGSAINAVVTNQQHIFTASNDGTIRLWSFFNKRDQPRTFQRSNSLKC from the exons atgatGACTGACGATTCAAGTGTTCGTGTTGCTGTTCG gATAAGGCCTCAGGTAGCTAGAGAGGTGATTGACATGTGTCGAATATGTACACAAGTGCCGGTAGGCGAGCCCCAAGTATTCTTGGGAGCAGACAAAGCCTTTACGTATGACTATGTGTTCGATACAAGTGTTGAACAGACTGAAATATATGAGAGCTGCGTTAGGAAGCTCGTTGAAGGTGCTTTGGATGGATACAATGCTACTGTCCTGGCTTATGGACAGACTGGGTCTGGTAAAACCTATACCATGGGTACGGGATTTGATATTGAGGTTGATGACCAAGTTGTCGGGATAATTCCTCGAGcaataaaacatttgtttgATGGGATCGCTACCAAACAGGCTAAAGCTCGTGAACGTGGGCACATGCCTCCGGAGTTTAAG GTGACGGCACAATTTTTAGAATTGTATAATGAAGACTTGAAAGATTTACTTGAACCTGGAGGACCTCGAGGTGGTGCCAGAATTCATGAGGACACTTCGGGAAATATTCATCTTACTGGAGTTGAACCTCGAGTGGTAACTAATCCGGAGCAAGCATTGGAATATTTGAGGCTTGGTGCGTTGTCACGGACAACTGGATCCACGCAGATGAACACTCAGTCATCGCGATCACATGCTATTTTTACTTTGTACATTAAACAGCAGCGGTGTATCAGGGTTGAAGATCCAGATGCTGATGTCGACACGAGCAGCGATCCGATGAATGAATTCGAAACATTGACAGCTAAATTTCACTTCGTTGACTTGGCGGGCTCGGAAAGATTGAAACGAACTGGTGCCACTGGAGATCGTGCTAAAGAAGGGATTTCTATAAATTGTGGGCTGCTTGCTCTGGGTAATGTTATTTCTGCGCTGGGGGATAAGAGCAAGAGAGCACTGCACGTGCCTTATCGTGACTCAAAGCTGACACGTTTGTTACAAGATTCACTAGGAGGTAACTCGCAGACTTGTATGATTGCTTGTATTTCTCCAAGCGATAGGGATTTTATGGAGACTCTGAGTACGCTCAAGTACGCTAACCGGGCACGGAATATCAAGAACAAAGTTACTATTAACCAGGACAAGAGTTCAAGAACTATAGCTTCGTTGAGGCGAGAGATCCAACAGTTGCAGCTGGAATTACTTGAGTTCCGGCAGGGTAAGCGAGTTGCTGGTGAGGATGGTGTCAATGATGCTTGGCATGAGAACCAGATGCTCAGCAGCGAAATGCAGAGTCTCAGAACGAGAGTTAAAGCACTTTCGGAGACTGTAGAAGCATTGACGACGAAGAATTCATTGCTGTTGGCTGAAAAAGCTGCTGGTCAATGGGTTTCTGCTGGTAATGATGATGTTTCTCAGTTAGTTCTAGGGTACGTCCAAGAAATTGAAGAATTGAGGGCACGATTGCTAGAAGCGGAGGCCATGTAtcagcaattaaaaaaacgcCAGCAGCAAGTTACTGTCAATAATCCTTATCCGGTTGATACTTACATGTTTAGTGAGACACCTTCAATTTTGGACACAGCGAAGAAAGACGTGCAGAAGGATATCAATAAACTGGATGCGTTGAAGGAACAGCAGACTGCTAGTAaggaagatgatgatgatgctgatgctgataatACTGAAAATGGACAAGAGTCACTTAGTGAAGACGATTCGGACGATGAATTGGATCGTAAGGAAGAAGATGATCAGGAAATGGCCATGGGCAGAGAACTAGAGGCTTTGACTTCTGATATTGATGTAAAGCAACGTTTGATTCAAGAACTGGAGATGTCCCAACGGCGTTTGCTTTCAATGAAGCAGCACTACGAGGACAAACTTGCCCAGCTTCAAGCGCGAATTCGCGATACGCAAGAAGAACGTGACAAAGTTTTGTCTTCTTTGCAGCAGCAGGCATCTCCGCCCACAGAGAAGGTAAAGAAACTACGCGATGAGTACGAGAAGAAGTTAACGTCAATGCAGAAAGAAATGAGGATTTTGCAGTCGGCTAAAAAAGAACACGCGCGATTGCTGAAAAATCAGAGCCAGAGCCAGATGCGACTCAAAAGCTTACATAAAGAGCTTCAGGATATGAAGCATGCCAAGGTGGAGCTGCTGAGGAAGATGCGATTAGAGTCACAGAGACACAAAGACAACGAGTTGAGACGTAACCGGGAAATTGCTCAGCTACGAAAAGAAAGCAGACGCAATGCCAATATGATCAGGACTCTTGAGGCAGACAAACGCATGAAAGAAGTTGTTTTGAGACGTAAACAAGAAGAAGTTACTGCATTGAGAAAACGCGACCGCGGGTTGAGCGAAAAAGTTGCTGGGCGTACTCCTGCTAAATCACTTAGCTCGAAAAGCTTGAAATCCCGATGGCAGACATTCGAAAGAACAATTACTAAGCATACTCTTATTAAACAGGCTGCTGCTGAAACTGAGCGTGAGATGGAGCGTTTATTGTCTGAACGTGAACAATTGGGACACGATTTGGAACAGCTCCAAAAAAATCGTGAAATATTTGCTGCCGCTCATGAAGACACGACTTATTTTGACGAAGATATTGATAATGTCAAGAGCAAAATATCTTATGTCCAAGACAGTATCGCCGAGTGCCAAAGAGACATGATGGAAATGGGAGACTGCGATATAGAAGGTGAACCAGGTGTCGATGCTcttatttcatcaataaaatctGTTGACGAGGCTCAATATATGCTTCAAAAAATGCTTGGATTTATTGTCGATCAGAGCTGCACCGCCGCTCAAAAACAACTTGAGTTCCGGGATATGGAATCGCGACTAAATCAGGTCACTCAGCAAAGCGACGTTCAGCACCAATTACTCGAGCACGTGATGCGCGATCGTGAACTATTTTCTTTTACAAACCATGACGTCAATTACAGTCCTTCTATGTCCCGGTCTTCATCTTCTGATAA CGAGACTTATGGACATCAAGGAAATGCCGAAGGCAAGCGTGTAAAAGCACGTCAACGTAAACTTCAGCGCAACGATTTATTGTTTGGCAGCACAACCGAGTCGAAAGTTGATCAGCAAAACCAAAACCAAAATCACAATCATCCACTGACGCGAGTTCCAAGTGCTCCAGGAAGTTTAAA GGGTTTGGTATTAACGCGAGGACCGCATGGTGGATCTCCAACACTTGCTAGACGTGATAGCACATCTCCACGACCGCTACGTCGTCCTCATCATGGACTTGGTGGTTCCAT GGAACAGGTGGCACAAATGGACATATCGTCGCCACCTGGATCGCCTACAATCTATAGAAGATTCAATAGTCGTGAGGAAAATGTATTTTCACGATTAACAGCAGCTCGTCAGCCATTGACGACAGATCCACAGCCTAGTAAAGGTATTATATCACCGTATCCTGGTAAAGTTCAACCACGAGCGACTTTACAGTGCAGTCATGTTGCTGAAGGTCATAGCAAAGCTGTTCTAGCTATTGATGTAACacatgatttattatttagcgGGTCTAAAG atcgaACGGTGAAGGTGTGGGACCTGGGAACGGGACTGGAGAATATGACACTGACGGGACACCCGAACAATGTGGTTGCGGTTAAATATTCTcggttaaataatttattattcagtgTATCGGCGGCTTATGTAAAAGTCTGGGATCTGAGAGCCGCTAATTCATGTGTTAAGACACTTTTCTCATCGGGACAGACCCAGAGTGGATCACTTTCGCACACTACGCCCTCAAGGACGTTGCAGCTACCAGTGGGAGAGGCTGCAATAAATGATCTGTCGTTGAGTTTGGATGAGCAAGAATTGTACACGGCTTCGAGTGACAAAGTCAGGACCTGGGATTTGAGAAAACTGACGTACACAGGCCGGTTTAGTACACCGCATACCGCCGCCGTAATGTGTCTCGCGGTCGCTCAAGACGGTCGCATTATTACTGGAAGTAAAGATCATTTGATTTCGTTGATTGATAGAAATACTTCTGGACAAGCTGTCAGTCTTGCACCGCCACACTATGACGGGGTTGAATGCCTCGCTCCAAGTGGCTCTATACTTttttcag GGTCAAGGGATATGTGCATCAAGCGTTGGGACTTGAGTAAAATGGAGCTAGTGCAATCTTTAAATAATGCTCACAAAGATTGGATCCTCGGGCTCTGTACCATCAACAACGGATCCGTGATGGTGTCAGGTTGCCGCGGGGGAATTTTGCGAGCCTGGTCCGTAGCCCGGGAGCCTATGGGCGAGTGCAATCTAATGGGAGAAGTTCGTGCCCACGGATCCGCAATAAATGCCGTAGTCACAAACCAGCAGCACATCTTTACCGCCAGCAA TGATGGAACGATAAGATTGTggagttttttcaataaacgTGACCAACCACGTACATTTCAACGAAGCAATTCATTAAAATGCTAA